The following proteins come from a genomic window of Pseudomonas cichorii:
- a CDS encoding MurR/RpiR family transcriptional regulator: MNSTEQPSLPDTGLDTPPTSAEGLLRLITNEYDGLPRQLKRIASYMSQQSDRIMVDRISDIARECEVHPSAIVRFSQRFGFSGFSEMQALFREAYTHKTTPVQNYQQRIRNMIANKSQKARGGDLARECVNATLSGLERLGADLDDDEFEKAVDLVVNADNIYVVGVRRSFAVADYLVYNLQHTNKRIHLISGLGGSYREQMRSVRANDLVIAISFTPYGKETQHCLRIAQHNQAKTLIITDSNLSPLAKRANSVLLVNEGSSFAFRSLSATLCLCQALFIAVAYRLELKVDEIHEQAGFED, encoded by the coding sequence ATGAACAGCACCGAGCAGCCGTCCCTGCCGGACACAGGCCTCGATACGCCACCGACCAGTGCCGAGGGCCTGCTGCGGCTGATCACCAATGAATATGACGGCCTGCCACGTCAGCTCAAACGTATCGCCAGCTACATGAGTCAGCAGAGCGACCGGATCATGGTCGATCGCATCAGCGATATTGCCCGGGAATGCGAAGTTCACCCTTCCGCCATCGTGCGCTTTTCCCAGCGCTTCGGCTTCAGCGGTTTCAGTGAAATGCAGGCGCTGTTCCGCGAGGCCTATACCCACAAGACCACGCCGGTACAGAACTACCAGCAACGCATCCGCAACATGATCGCCAACAAGTCCCAGAAAGCCCGCGGCGGCGATCTGGCTCGCGAATGCGTGAATGCCACCTTGTCGGGCCTGGAGCGACTGGGCGCGGACCTGGACGACGACGAATTCGAGAAAGCAGTGGACCTGGTGGTCAACGCCGACAATATCTACGTGGTAGGCGTACGCCGCTCCTTCGCCGTGGCCGATTATCTGGTCTATAACCTGCAACACACCAACAAGCGCATCCACCTGATTTCCGGCCTTGGAGGCAGTTATCGGGAACAGATGCGCAGCGTGCGGGCCAATGACCTGGTCATTGCCATCAGCTTCACGCCCTACGGCAAGGAAACCCAGCATTGCCTGCGCATCGCCCAGCACAATCAGGCCAAGACGCTGATCATCACCGACAGCAACCTTTCGCCATTGGCCAAACGAGCCAATTCGGTGCTGCTGGTCAATGAAGGCAGTTCGTTCGCCTTCCGCTCCTTGAGCGCCACACTGTGCCTGTGCCAGGCACTGTTCATTGCCGTGGCCTATCGCCTGGAATTGAAGGTGGATGAAATTCATGAACAGGCAGGGTTCGAGGACTGA
- a CDS encoding bifunctional 5-dehydro-2-deoxygluconokinase/5-dehydro-2-deoxyphosphogluconate aldolase, whose protein sequence is MGQTRFVSGRQLDLICLGRLGVDLYAQQVGARLEDVSSFAKYLGGSSANIAFGTARLGLKSAMLSRVGDDHMGRFLVESLAREGCDVSAIKRDPERLTAMVLLGLKDRETFPLVFYRENCADMALRAEDIDEAQIASSKALLITGTHFSTEQVFKASSQALDYAEKHNVKRVLDIDYRPVLWGLAGKADGETRFVADQHVSQHVQRILPRFDLIVGTEEEFLIAGGTEDLLAALRVVRGLTAATLVVKLGPQGCTVIHGAIPARLEDGAIYPGVRVEVLNVLGAGDAFMSGFLSGWLKDASDERCCQLANACGGLVVSRHACAPAMPTPAELDYLFNSPVPITRPDRDVVLQRLHQVSVPRKEWKQLFIFAFDHRGQLVELAQQAGRDLGSISDLKQLFITAVERVEADLHKRGIEADVGLLADQRFGQDSLNAATGRDWWVARPVEVQGSRPLAFEHGRSIGSNLLSWPQEQIIKCLVQYHPDDEPLLRLEQEAQIKGLYEASQVSGHELLLEIIPPKDHPSTHPDVMYRALKRLYNLGIYPAWWKIEAQSTEVWQQLDALIQERDPYCRGVVLLGLNAPVEELAVGFAQARHSTSCKGFAVGRTIFREPSRAWMAGEIDDATLINQVQSTFIWLIESWREARA, encoded by the coding sequence ATGGGCCAGACTCGCTTTGTCAGTGGGCGTCAGTTGGATCTGATCTGCCTCGGACGCCTTGGCGTCGACCTCTACGCGCAGCAGGTTGGAGCGCGGCTGGAAGATGTCTCAAGCTTTGCCAAATACCTGGGCGGTTCGTCGGCAAACATTGCCTTCGGTACGGCTCGACTGGGCCTCAAATCGGCCATGCTCAGCCGTGTTGGCGACGATCACATGGGGCGTTTCCTGGTTGAATCACTGGCGCGTGAAGGCTGTGATGTCAGCGCAATCAAGCGTGATCCCGAGCGTCTGACGGCTATGGTGCTGCTTGGGTTGAAAGATCGTGAAACATTTCCGTTGGTGTTCTACCGCGAAAACTGCGCCGATATGGCCTTGCGCGCCGAAGACATCGACGAGGCCCAGATCGCTTCAAGCAAGGCCCTGCTGATTACCGGCACGCATTTCTCCACCGAGCAAGTTTTCAAGGCTAGCAGTCAGGCACTGGATTACGCTGAAAAGCACAACGTCAAACGAGTTCTGGATATCGACTACCGGCCTGTCTTGTGGGGGTTGGCCGGCAAGGCCGATGGCGAAACCCGGTTTGTCGCCGATCAGCATGTCAGCCAGCATGTGCAGCGCATTCTGCCGCGTTTTGACCTGATCGTCGGCACCGAAGAAGAGTTTCTGATCGCGGGCGGGACCGAGGACTTGCTCGCTGCCTTGCGGGTGGTGCGTGGGCTGACGGCTGCGACTCTGGTGGTCAAGCTCGGGCCGCAGGGCTGCACCGTGATTCACGGTGCGATTCCGGCCCGCCTCGAAGACGGTGCCATTTATCCGGGCGTGCGGGTCGAAGTGCTCAATGTGCTGGGGGCCGGTGACGCTTTCATGTCCGGCTTCCTCAGCGGCTGGCTCAAGGATGCCAGTGACGAGCGCTGCTGCCAGTTGGCCAATGCCTGCGGCGGTCTGGTGGTGTCGCGCCATGCCTGCGCACCCGCCATGCCGACTCCGGCGGAACTGGATTATCTGTTCAACAGCCCGGTGCCGATCACCCGGCCGGATCGCGATGTTGTCCTGCAACGCCTGCATCAGGTCAGCGTGCCTCGCAAAGAGTGGAAGCAGTTGTTCATCTTTGCCTTCGATCATCGCGGGCAACTGGTGGAGCTGGCCCAGCAGGCCGGACGCGACCTTGGCAGCATCAGCGATCTCAAGCAACTCTTTATAACGGCTGTCGAGCGTGTCGAAGCTGATCTGCACAAGCGCGGTATCGAGGCTGATGTCGGTCTGCTTGCCGATCAGCGATTCGGTCAGGACTCACTCAACGCTGCCACCGGTCGCGACTGGTGGGTTGCCCGACCAGTGGAAGTGCAGGGCTCAAGGCCGTTGGCGTTCGAGCATGGTCGCTCCATTGGCAGCAATCTGTTGAGCTGGCCTCAGGAGCAGATCATCAAGTGTCTGGTGCAGTATCACCCTGACGACGAGCCGCTTCTGCGTCTTGAGCAGGAGGCCCAGATCAAGGGCTTGTACGAGGCCTCGCAAGTCAGTGGTCATGAGTTGCTGCTGGAAATCATCCCGCCCAAGGACCACCCGTCGACTCATCCCGACGTCATGTACCGTGCCCTCAAGCGTTTGTACAACCTGGGCATCTATCCTGCGTGGTGGAAGATCGAAGCGCAGAGCACCGAGGTCTGGCAGCAACTGGATGCCTTGATTCAGGAGCGCGATCCGTATTGCCGTGGCGTGGTGCTGCTGGGCCTCAATGCCCCGGTGGAGGAACTGGCCGTCGGCTTTGCCCAGGCGCGTCACAGCACCTCCTGCAAGGGGTTTGCCGTTGGCCGGACGATTTTCAGGGAGCCGAGTCGCGCCTGGATGGCCGGGGAAATCGACGACGCTACTCTGATAAATCAGGTGCAGAGTACGTTTATCTGGTTGATCGAGTCCTGGCGCGAAGCCCGCGCCTGA